A genomic stretch from Algoriphagus halophilus includes:
- a CDS encoding putative quinol monooxygenase, producing MKKIQFHAQFNIHPGKEDEFKDLIPQCIEQVKANETGAEQYEWYFNSTGTVCHVLETYTNSKALLAHVANMNKLLEKAFSIADFEGNIYGNLSSELQEMISKLPITNYCLYQSL from the coding sequence ATGAAAAAAATACAGTTTCACGCTCAGTTTAATATTCATCCTGGAAAAGAAGATGAGTTTAAGGATTTAATCCCGCAATGTATTGAACAAGTCAAAGCCAATGAGACCGGTGCCGAGCAATATGAATGGTATTTTAATTCTACAGGTACAGTTTGTCATGTACTAGAGACTTATACCAATTCAAAGGCACTTTTAGCCCATGTTGCAAATATGAATAAGCTACTTGAAAAGGCATTTTCGATCGCTGATTTTGAAGGGAATATTTATGGAAACTTGTCTTCCGAGCTTCAGGAAATGATCAGCAAATTGCCCATCACCAATTATTGTTTATATCAATCTCTTTAA
- a CDS encoding helix-turn-helix domain-containing protein, whose protein sequence is MLSNPGHTLIDPKTKKLALKIYSLENDNPFNEIQRLNHYSLIWVKNGSGTAKVDFNQFEFSENTLFAFSPYQPFLIDTKGWEAEVIYFHPDFFCIHKHQKEVACDGILFNNVYSEPLVKINSESFDKLTGLVEQMKNEIQLDELAQYELLVSYLKILLITTSRLKQEQQQHTEKQALSQEEPFVLERLKDFINKHYKTYRTASDYADLLAISPKALAKLTKAHFNKTLTELISERIIIEAKRELYLTNKSIKEIAYDLGYEDEYYFSRFFKKNAEVSPQLYRKNVGFDRASMA, encoded by the coding sequence ATGTTAAGCAACCCTGGTCATACCTTGATTGATCCGAAGACTAAAAAACTAGCCTTAAAAATATATTCACTGGAAAATGACAACCCCTTTAATGAAATCCAACGCTTAAACCATTATTCCCTGATTTGGGTGAAAAATGGATCTGGAACAGCCAAGGTAGATTTTAACCAATTCGAATTCAGCGAAAACACACTCTTTGCGTTTTCACCCTATCAGCCCTTCTTGATAGACACGAAGGGTTGGGAGGCAGAGGTAATTTATTTTCACCCGGACTTCTTTTGCATTCATAAACATCAGAAAGAAGTAGCCTGTGACGGGATTCTATTCAATAATGTATATAGCGAGCCATTAGTGAAAATTAATTCGGAAAGCTTCGATAAGCTCACCGGTCTGGTCGAGCAAATGAAGAATGAAATCCAATTGGATGAACTAGCTCAATATGAATTATTGGTCTCCTATTTAAAGATTCTACTTATAACCACATCCCGATTAAAACAGGAACAACAGCAACATACCGAAAAGCAAGCATTATCACAGGAAGAACCCTTTGTTTTGGAACGTTTAAAAGATTTTATAAACAAACATTATAAAACCTATCGCACGGCAAGTGATTATGCAGATCTATTAGCCATAAGTCCAAAGGCTCTTGCAAAGCTCACCAAAGCACATTTCAATAAAACCTTGACGGAACTGATTTCAGAGCGTATCATCATTGAGGCGAAAAGAGAGTTGTATTTGACCAATAAGTCCATCAAGGAAATTGCTTATGACTTGGGTTATGAGGATGAATATTATTTCAGTAGATTTTTTAAGAAGAATGCAGAAGTATCTCCTCAACTCTATCGAAAAAATGTGGGTTTTGATAGAGCATCGATGGCTTGA
- a CDS encoding carboxymuconolactone decarboxylase family protein, whose amino-acid sequence METLKNTAFSVPARNEVSATNQAIFDQLNKALGFVPNLYATIGYSDNGLERYLNFQNAKTSFSNKEKEAINLVVSEVNGCIYCLSAHTVIGKMNGFSDEQLLDIRKEKSDNPKLRALVVLAADITRNKGNVNEENLENFFEQGYTKEHLVDLILQVSDKTAMNYLHNLTKVPVDFPLAQSI is encoded by the coding sequence ATGGAAACTCTTAAAAACACAGCATTTAGCGTTCCAGCTAGAAACGAAGTATCAGCTACCAATCAGGCAATTTTTGATCAATTGAACAAAGCATTGGGTTTTGTCCCAAATCTCTACGCCACCATTGGATATTCTGACAATGGATTGGAAAGGTATCTAAACTTTCAAAATGCCAAAACTTCCTTCTCCAATAAAGAGAAGGAGGCCATCAACCTAGTCGTCAGCGAAGTAAATGGTTGTATTTATTGCCTTAGCGCACATACGGTAATTGGTAAAATGAACGGTTTTTCTGATGAACAATTGTTGGATATCAGAAAAGAAAAAAGCGACAATCCAAAATTGAGAGCACTGGTTGTTTTGGCAGCAGATATTACCCGAAACAAAGGAAATGTGAATGAGGAAAACTTAGAGAACTTCTTTGAGCAAGGCTATACCAAAGAGCATTTGGTCGATTTAATTCTTCAGGTGAGTGATAAAACCGCCATGAATTATTTGCATAACCTTACCAAGGTTCCGGTAGACTTCCCATTGGCACAAAGCATCTAA
- a CDS encoding adenylate/guanylate cyclase domain-containing protein → MSRVWYYFFISFLFLFQKGITACAQDQAMADSLVKVYESGEYEDEFSLLYEIAISQAKPEDVLYYADILIEKASSRDTVEIYLVNGYLQKGNGYKLQGKYSEALEAYFHAVELAQRFKLEERVGVLFISIGDTFTANKKFENAEKYYEQGIQAIRDSNDSLHLASALLNDGERYFYKKEFSKAMLRLEEAKPIFSKLNHERGLAYALGNLGMVYSELQKNELAKENLNNAIEILNTKEDNYANSVYYLYLAKIDLKENDFEHALNNAQKSLNLAENYSLMKETADASQMLFELHNQVGDRDSALFYHLKYIAARDSVRNLQVVEEIAEKAKDFEVNQKQMQIDLANQKNRNQKIMIFTTAIALIFIGILAAVLYRNNSFIRKTNQIIENERSKSDHLLKNILPEETVNELKEFGRVNAKRFDAVSVMFTDFKNFTSNAEHLAPEDLVKSLDYYFSYFDQIVDKYKLEKIKTLGDSYMCASGLPFPQEDHAERIVLAAMEMFRFVEKAKQIEDEKRIHFDMRIGISSGPVVAGIVGSKKFAYDIWGDTVNCASRMEYYSGIGKINITEYTHELIKDKFLFSDRGEIYVKNKGKMKMYFVEGIVDSEQSEVELSSRESD, encoded by the coding sequence ATGTCCAGAGTTTGGTACTACTTTTTCATTTCTTTTTTATTCCTTTTCCAAAAAGGCATAACAGCCTGTGCTCAAGATCAAGCAATGGCAGACAGTTTGGTAAAGGTTTATGAAAGTGGAGAATATGAAGATGAATTTTCTTTGTTATATGAGATTGCCATTTCACAAGCCAAACCGGAGGATGTACTTTATTATGCTGACATATTGATTGAAAAAGCTTCCAGCAGGGACACTGTAGAAATCTACTTAGTGAATGGGTATTTACAAAAAGGGAATGGATATAAGCTTCAGGGGAAATACTCCGAAGCCTTGGAGGCTTATTTTCATGCGGTTGAATTGGCCCAACGATTTAAATTGGAAGAACGAGTTGGGGTATTATTTATTAGTATAGGAGATACTTTTACAGCAAATAAAAAATTCGAAAATGCTGAGAAATATTACGAGCAAGGAATCCAAGCTATTCGAGATTCGAATGATTCATTACATCTAGCCTCAGCTTTATTAAATGACGGGGAACGATATTTTTATAAAAAAGAATTCTCCAAAGCAATGCTCCGTTTAGAAGAAGCTAAACCTATTTTTAGCAAACTAAACCATGAAAGGGGGTTAGCTTATGCCCTTGGCAATCTTGGAATGGTTTATTCTGAACTACAGAAAAATGAGTTAGCAAAGGAAAACTTAAATAATGCAATTGAGATTCTAAACACAAAAGAAGATAACTATGCCAATTCAGTTTATTACTTGTATTTAGCCAAAATAGACCTGAAGGAAAATGATTTTGAACACGCATTAAATAATGCTCAAAAGAGCCTCAATCTTGCCGAGAATTACAGTCTAATGAAGGAAACTGCAGATGCGAGCCAGATGCTTTTTGAACTTCATAATCAAGTTGGAGATCGGGATTCTGCTCTATTTTATCATTTAAAATACATCGCTGCCAGAGATAGTGTCAGAAACCTTCAAGTTGTTGAAGAAATCGCAGAAAAAGCCAAAGATTTTGAAGTCAATCAAAAACAGATGCAAATAGATCTTGCGAATCAAAAAAATCGAAATCAGAAGATCATGATTTTCACAACTGCGATTGCACTTATTTTTATTGGAATCTTAGCAGCCGTACTTTATAGAAACAATTCTTTTATCCGTAAAACCAATCAAATTATTGAAAATGAGCGAAGTAAATCGGATCATTTACTTAAAAATATTCTGCCTGAGGAAACTGTCAATGAATTGAAAGAATTCGGGAGAGTAAATGCAAAGCGCTTTGATGCGGTTTCGGTGATGTTTACAGATTTTAAAAACTTTACCAGTAATGCGGAACATTTAGCTCCAGAGGATTTGGTGAAGAGTCTGGATTATTATTTTTCGTATTTCGACCAGATTGTAGATAAGTATAAGCTAGAGAAAATCAAAACCTTAGGTGACTCCTATATGTGTGCTTCAGGACTTCCCTTTCCTCAAGAAGACCATGCAGAACGAATTGTTTTAGCGGCCATGGAAATGTTCAGGTTTGTTGAAAAAGCAAAGCAAATTGAGGATGAAAAGCGGATCCACTTTGATATGAGAATTGGAATCAGCTCTGGCCCAGTGGTGGCGGGGATAGTGGGAAGCAAGAAATTTGCATATGATATTTGGGGGGATACCGTGAATTGTGCCTCAAGAATGGAATATTACTCTGGAATAGGAAAGATTAATATCACAGAATATACACATGAATTGATCAAGGATAAATTTCTCTTCTCAGATCGAGGAGAGATTTATGTCAAGAATAAAGGCAAAATGAAAATGTATTTTGTTGAAGGAATAGTAGATAGTGAGCAATCAGAAGTCGAATTAAGCAGCCGGGAGTCTGATTGA
- a CDS encoding fasciclin domain-containing protein, producing the protein MSIKTKLPWRVLWVISFSFVIMSCSDMEESISPNLESNIKSIPEVLKSLGKGEIAGNENARKSLGNTYATFNAALGKSGLASVFARNELTVFAPNDAAFAELGLNPGNIGELEGLTEILLYHVVSGSVLAADLTEGLVPTLNGAAVEISLTNGPMVNESSIILTDKMARNGVIHGIDAVLMPPVSNVMDLLDDATTGADFTTLRTAIYIVPGLKEEFATRENITVFAPTNAAFAKIGLNSLNISGIDPAILREILRYHVFGGGRLFSEDLVDGPIIMSEGGTLIVNTSSSNTFVIDENGGSSNLIETNIQASNGVIHKIDAVLIPQ; encoded by the coding sequence ATGTCCATCAAAACTAAATTACCCTGGAGAGTACTCTGGGTGATATCTTTTTCTTTTGTGATAATGTCTTGTTCAGACATGGAAGAGTCTATTTCTCCCAACCTGGAGAGTAACATCAAGTCAATTCCTGAAGTACTGAAATCCTTGGGTAAGGGGGAGATTGCAGGGAATGAAAATGCCAGAAAAAGTCTTGGAAACACCTATGCAACCTTTAATGCTGCTTTGGGAAAATCGGGTTTGGCATCTGTTTTTGCCCGAAATGAGTTAACTGTTTTTGCTCCAAACGATGCAGCCTTTGCAGAACTGGGATTAAATCCAGGCAATATTGGTGAGTTAGAAGGGTTGACAGAGATATTGCTTTACCATGTGGTGTCTGGATCTGTTCTAGCAGCAGATTTAACAGAAGGTCTTGTACCCACGTTAAATGGTGCCGCGGTGGAAATCAGCCTAACAAATGGCCCTATGGTCAATGAGTCCTCCATCATTTTGACGGATAAAATGGCTAGGAATGGGGTAATACATGGTATAGATGCAGTTTTAATGCCTCCAGTTTCAAATGTGATGGACCTATTGGATGATGCTACGACCGGTGCTGATTTTACCACGCTTAGAACAGCAATTTATATTGTTCCTGGACTAAAAGAAGAATTCGCTACCCGCGAAAACATTACAGTGTTTGCGCCTACAAATGCGGCCTTTGCGAAAATAGGTCTCAATTCCTTAAATATAAGTGGTATAGATCCTGCCATTTTGAGGGAAATTTTGAGATATCATGTATTCGGGGGAGGTCGATTGTTTTCTGAGGATTTGGTCGATGGGCCGATCATCATGAGTGAGGGAGGTACACTGATAGTAAATACATCCAGTTCCAATACATTCGTTATAGATGAGAACGGCGGAAGCTCTAATTTGATAGAAACCAATATTCAAGCCAGCAATGGAGTGATTCATAAAATTGATGCAGTATTAATACCTCAATAA
- a CDS encoding endonuclease/exonuclease/phosphatase family protein translates to MKKQLIALFAFFLCTCTFGQEVKDIKVSSFNLRMDTPNDGVNAWPNRKEMVKALIQYHDFDIIGTQEGFVHQLNDLLEMPGFAFIGAGRDDGKQAGEHSAILYKTDRFEVLESGDFWLRENPEEPGLGWDATCCNRIASWGLFKDLESGKEFYVFNAHFDHQGVIARKESGKLMVKKIEEIAQGKPVICTGDFNSTPDTEQIISLSALLQDSYHVSKLPPYGPVGTTNQFVFTAPMKNRIDYVFVSDDFEVSKYAVLTDALNQRYPSDHLPVVATVNFK, encoded by the coding sequence ATGAAAAAACAGCTCATTGCTTTATTCGCTTTTTTCTTGTGCACCTGCACTTTTGGACAAGAAGTCAAAGACATCAAGGTGTCTAGCTTTAATTTAAGAATGGACACACCTAATGATGGGGTCAATGCTTGGCCGAACCGAAAAGAAATGGTCAAAGCCTTGATCCAATACCATGACTTTGACATCATAGGAACTCAGGAGGGATTTGTACATCAATTAAATGACCTATTGGAAATGCCAGGCTTTGCCTTTATCGGTGCGGGTCGAGATGATGGGAAGCAAGCAGGGGAGCATTCTGCTATTTTATATAAGACTGACCGATTTGAAGTGTTGGAATCGGGTGATTTTTGGTTGAGGGAAAATCCAGAGGAACCCGGATTGGGTTGGGATGCTACCTGTTGCAATCGAATTGCTTCCTGGGGCTTGTTCAAAGACTTGGAAAGTGGAAAAGAGTTTTATGTATTCAATGCCCATTTTGATCATCAGGGAGTCATTGCCAGAAAAGAATCGGGAAAGTTGATGGTGAAAAAAATTGAGGAAATTGCCCAAGGAAAGCCCGTGATCTGTACAGGAGATTTTAATTCCACTCCAGACACGGAGCAAATTATTTCCCTTTCAGCCTTGCTGCAGGATTCTTATCATGTATCCAAACTACCACCTTATGGACCTGTGGGAACGACCAATCAATTTGTGTTTACCGCCCCTATGAAAAACCGAATCGATTATGTCTTTGTTAGTGATGATTTTGAGGTATCCAAATATGCGGTCTTGACCGATGCCTTAAATCAACGCTATCCTTCGGATCACTTGCCGGTAGTGGCGACGGTTAATTTTAAATGA
- a CDS encoding NmrA/HSCARG family protein, with protein sequence MTESKIITVFGATGAQGGGLARAILSDPNSEFKVRAVTRNANSEKAKALAELGAEIVEADIDDATSIKKAVEGAYGAFFVTFFWEHFSAEKEYQEVADFAIAAKEANLKHVIWSTLEDTRNWIPLDDDRMPTLQGKYKVPHFDGKGAADQLLVDAGLPVTLLRTSFFWDNFIHFGMGPQKGEDGKYYIAFPLDDKKLCGMGAEDIGKCAYGIFKNGNGAVGEIIGIVGEKLSGDEMAEKLSKALNINVIYNNVSPDTYRSFGFPGADDLGNMFQFKRDFNEDFNAVRSEELSKQLNPELQNFDEWLSSNASKIPID encoded by the coding sequence ATGACAGAATCTAAAATAATTACAGTATTTGGTGCCACCGGAGCACAGGGAGGAGGGCTTGCAAGAGCTATTTTATCTGATCCCAACTCAGAATTTAAAGTGAGGGCAGTTACCAGAAATGCTAATTCTGAAAAAGCAAAAGCCTTGGCGGAATTAGGTGCCGAAATCGTAGAAGCAGATATTGATGATGCTACAAGTATTAAAAAGGCGGTTGAGGGCGCATATGGAGCCTTCTTTGTTACTTTTTTCTGGGAACATTTTTCGGCCGAAAAAGAATATCAAGAAGTAGCTGATTTTGCCATTGCGGCCAAGGAAGCAAATTTGAAACATGTCATTTGGTCTACGCTGGAAGATACCAGAAACTGGATTCCTCTGGATGACGACAGAATGCCTACCCTACAAGGCAAATACAAAGTGCCTCATTTTGATGGTAAAGGTGCTGCGGATCAACTCTTGGTAGATGCTGGCTTACCGGTTACTTTATTAAGAACTTCTTTCTTCTGGGATAATTTTATCCATTTCGGGATGGGCCCTCAAAAAGGTGAAGATGGAAAGTACTACATCGCCTTCCCATTGGATGACAAGAAGCTATGTGGTATGGGTGCTGAAGATATTGGTAAATGTGCCTATGGCATATTCAAAAATGGCAATGGAGCTGTTGGAGAAATTATCGGTATTGTAGGAGAGAAGTTAAGTGGTGATGAAATGGCTGAAAAACTTTCAAAAGCTTTAAATATCAATGTGATTTATAATAATGTTAGCCCAGATACCTATCGTAGTTTTGGCTTCCCTGGGGCTGATGACTTAGGAAATATGTTCCAGTTTAAAAGAGATTTTAATGAGGATTTTAATGCGGTACGTAGCGAAGAATTGTCTAAGCAGCTGAATCCGGAATTGCAAAACTTCGACGAATGGCTTTCTTCAAATGCTTCAAAAATTCCGATAGATTAA
- a CDS encoding nuclear transport factor 2 family protein, producing the protein MKKYPLPPFNEETAKQKVQMAEDAWNSRNPEIVAKAYTMDSEWRNRTQFINGRKEIEGFLADKWNKEKEYKLKKELWGFRENRIAVRFEYEYHNESGQWFRAYGNELWEFDENGLMRKRYASINDLEIEEKERTLF; encoded by the coding sequence ATGAAAAAATACCCATTACCTCCCTTTAATGAAGAAACTGCAAAGCAGAAAGTTCAAATGGCTGAAGATGCTTGGAACAGCAGAAATCCAGAAATTGTAGCCAAAGCCTATACAATGGATTCCGAATGGCGGAACAGGACCCAATTTATCAATGGAAGAAAGGAAATTGAAGGCTTTTTAGCTGATAAATGGAACAAAGAAAAAGAATATAAGCTTAAAAAAGAGTTATGGGGTTTCCGTGAAAACAGAATTGCAGTCCGTTTCGAATACGAATATCATAATGAATCTGGACAATGGTTCAGAGCTTATGGAAATGAGTTGTGGGAATTCGATGAAAATGGTCTCATGAGAAAACGCTATGCAAGTATCAACGACCTAGAAATCGAAGAGAAGGAAAGAACCTTGTTTTAA